The Streptomyces sp. NBC_00670 genome window below encodes:
- a CDS encoding Wzz/FepE/Etk N-terminal domain-containing protein has product MSEDTIRLVTLGRILRRRRRLLAVLVVVGGLVGYGASLLFPPRYTATASVLLPGQWEERELLTQAEIATSSTVVDRAAAALRRPDVGRTELRDDVRAKATDGNIIKISGTADTPARAQRLSDQVARQFVAFAGRIAGDTGDTGATDTDAAAGPEALRQQVTKTNRRITDLADAADPGQTVESVQARTELEQLRTALQEAMKKLDEADPATNKAGMVVMGPAPRPTGEAPPTRLQLVVGGAVSFLLLAVVGHLVAARSNRRPHGEAEIAAALGSTPLGTVDVPTGRRGPKRRGVRARLRRLLGTDTRWDVPVPRASGDEAGRRLRHRRVCARLRERLPAPRRLLVVVPEGDETARRAAGELVAEAGGDPLLRVVEVPVSRPIVPDRDTESGALVVAGAGEWTAEELAGLAEACADGGHEVVGVVVAGPVRVRRARPTGRRERAAADGAVPDDAAAPALAGRGRTTGGAL; this is encoded by the coding sequence ATGAGCGAGGACACGATCCGGCTGGTCACGCTCGGGCGGATACTGCGCCGGCGCCGGCGGCTGCTCGCCGTCCTCGTCGTGGTGGGCGGGCTCGTCGGCTACGGCGCCTCGCTGCTGTTCCCGCCCCGCTACACCGCGACGGCCTCGGTGCTGCTGCCGGGGCAGTGGGAGGAGCGCGAGCTGCTCACCCAGGCGGAGATCGCGACCAGTTCGACGGTGGTCGACCGGGCGGCGGCCGCGCTGCGCCGGCCCGACGTCGGTCGCACCGAGCTGCGGGACGACGTGCGCGCGAAGGCCACCGACGGCAACATCATCAAGATCTCCGGCACGGCCGACACCCCGGCGCGCGCCCAGCGCCTCTCCGACCAGGTCGCGCGGCAGTTCGTGGCGTTCGCCGGGCGGATCGCGGGCGACACCGGGGACACCGGTGCCACCGACACGGACGCGGCGGCGGGGCCCGAGGCGCTGCGGCAGCAGGTGACGAAGACCAACCGGCGCATCACCGACCTGGCCGACGCCGCCGATCCCGGGCAGACGGTGGAGAGCGTGCAGGCCCGCACCGAGCTGGAGCAGTTGCGGACGGCGCTCCAGGAGGCCATGAAGAAGCTGGACGAGGCGGACCCGGCGACCAACAAGGCGGGCATGGTCGTCATGGGCCCGGCGCCCAGACCCACCGGTGAGGCGCCGCCGACGCGGCTCCAACTCGTCGTGGGCGGAGCGGTGTCGTTCCTCCTGCTCGCGGTCGTCGGCCATCTCGTCGCCGCGCGGAGCAACCGCCGGCCGCACGGCGAGGCGGAGATCGCCGCGGCGCTGGGCTCGACGCCGCTGGGCACGGTCGACGTGCCCACCGGGCGCCGCGGCCCGAAGCGCCGTGGCGTACGGGCCCGGCTGCGCCGGCTGCTCGGCACCGACACGCGCTGGGACGTGCCGGTGCCGCGCGCGTCCGGTGACGAGGCCGGGCGGCGGCTGCGGCACCGGCGGGTGTGCGCGCGGCTGCGGGAGCGGCTGCCGGCGCCGCGCCGGCTGCTGGTCGTCGTGCCGGAGGGCGACGAGACCGCCCGGCGTGCGGCCGGAGAACTCGTCGCCGAGGCCGGGGGCGATCCCCTGCTGCGGGTGGTGGAGGTGCCGGTGTCCCGGCCCATCGTGCCGGACCGCGACACCGAGTCCGGTGCGCTGGTCGTGGCCGGCGCGGGCGAATGGACGGCGGAGGAGCTGGCCGGGCTCGCGGAGGCGTGCGCGGACGGCGGGCACGAGGTCGTCGGCGTCGTCGTCGCCGGTCCGGTGCGGGTCCGTAGGGCGCGGCCGACCGGCCGGCGGGAGCGGGCCGCCGCGGACGGTGCCGTCCCGGACGACGCCGCCGCGCCGGCGCTCGCGGGGCGCGGCCGTACGACGGGGGGTGCCCTATGA
- a CDS encoding alginate lyase family protein encodes MSMGPGWYLRRLSRMGPREVGGRAADAVRRRRWRSAPPPDGPRVTGARFTAVLPAGTLAAVPPDAAKRLVAEADRLLDGHAEFFGVRRADMADPDWSYDPRTGRRAPAGYAFDVPYRDEEAVGDIKQIWEPSRHQYLTVLAAAYALTGDARYAERVAAHLRSWWTANPPLRGVHWISGIELGIRLLSWVWIRRLLDGWPGAAGLFEENPEAVRQVWHHQRWLAAFPSRGSSANNHVIAEAAGQFAAACAFDWFPNSARWRAEALRSLERQLRANTFPSGLNRELATEYHGLVLELGLAALAEADAARVPVPASVRLVLLRMTDALAAVVDDRLRPPRQGDADDGYGLVLDGAGTDRWGSLLATGDAVFGALPWWPTATGTDVRTTLLAALVRPTEPSVRRPAERPAHFADAGLTVLRGPAGIWCRCDGGPHGFLSIAAHAHADALSLEVRQDGVDVLADPGTYCYHGRPEWRRYFRSTLGHNTLELDGEDQSGSGGPFLWVRHARSRVLEAGVSRWCAEHDGYRGSVHRRRVELGPHGAQLRVVDEVRGPRRAVRLAFHLGPAVTAELTGHRAALAWRRDGEERSAVLDLPDGLSWRAHRGESDPPLGWYSPGFGRKEPATTLLGTGFTDEAHGFTTVLTFHD; translated from the coding sequence ATGAGCATGGGTCCGGGCTGGTACCTCCGGCGGCTGTCCCGGATGGGGCCGCGGGAGGTCGGCGGCCGGGCGGCCGACGCGGTGCGCCGCCGGCGGTGGCGGTCGGCGCCCCCGCCCGACGGTCCGCGCGTGACCGGCGCCCGGTTCACCGCCGTCCTGCCCGCCGGGACGCTCGCCGCGGTACCGCCGGACGCCGCGAAGCGCCTGGTCGCCGAGGCGGACCGGCTGCTGGACGGACACGCCGAGTTCTTCGGCGTGCGCCGCGCGGACATGGCCGACCCGGACTGGTCGTACGACCCGAGGACCGGGCGCCGGGCCCCGGCGGGTTACGCCTTCGACGTGCCGTACCGGGACGAGGAGGCCGTCGGCGACATCAAGCAGATCTGGGAGCCGTCCCGGCACCAGTACCTGACCGTGCTCGCCGCCGCCTACGCGCTCACCGGCGACGCGCGGTACGCCGAGCGGGTCGCCGCGCACCTGCGCTCGTGGTGGACGGCCAACCCGCCGCTGCGCGGGGTGCACTGGATCAGCGGCATCGAGCTGGGGATACGGCTGCTGTCGTGGGTGTGGATCCGCCGACTGCTCGACGGCTGGCCGGGCGCGGCCGGGCTGTTCGAGGAGAACCCGGAGGCGGTGCGGCAGGTGTGGCACCACCAGCGCTGGCTGGCGGCCTTCCCCAGCCGGGGTTCGTCGGCGAACAACCATGTGATCGCGGAGGCCGCCGGGCAGTTCGCGGCCGCCTGCGCGTTCGACTGGTTCCCCAACTCGGCGCGGTGGCGGGCCGAGGCGCTGCGGTCCCTCGAGCGGCAGTTGCGCGCCAACACCTTCCCCTCCGGTCTCAACCGCGAGCTGGCCACCGAGTACCACGGGCTCGTCCTGGAACTGGGCCTGGCCGCGCTGGCGGAGGCGGACGCCGCCCGGGTACCGGTCCCGGCGTCGGTGCGGCTGGTGCTGCTGCGGATGACCGACGCGCTCGCCGCCGTCGTGGACGACCGGTTGCGCCCGCCCCGCCAGGGCGACGCGGACGACGGGTACGGCCTGGTCCTGGACGGCGCGGGCACCGACCGCTGGGGTTCGCTGCTGGCCACCGGGGACGCGGTGTTCGGCGCCCTGCCCTGGTGGCCGACGGCGACCGGCACGGACGTGCGCACGACGCTGCTGGCGGCGCTCGTCCGGCCCACGGAACCGTCCGTGCGGCGCCCGGCGGAGCGGCCGGCCCACTTCGCGGACGCGGGGCTCACCGTGCTGCGCGGCCCGGCGGGGATCTGGTGCCGCTGCGACGGCGGTCCGCACGGCTTCCTGTCCATCGCCGCGCACGCCCACGCGGACGCGCTCTCGCTGGAGGTGCGGCAGGACGGGGTCGACGTGCTGGCCGACCCGGGGACGTACTGCTACCACGGCCGGCCCGAGTGGCGGCGCTACTTCCGCTCCACGCTGGGCCACAACACCCTGGAGCTGGACGGCGAGGACCAGTCCGGCTCCGGCGGCCCGTTCCTGTGGGTCCGGCACGCCCGCAGCCGGGTCCTGGAGGCCGGGGTGTCCCGCTGGTGCGCCGAACACGACGGCTACCGGGGGTCGGTCCATCGCCGTCGGGTCGAACTCGGCCCGCACGGGGCGCAGTTGCGGGTGGTCGACGAGGTGCGCGGTCCGCGTCGGGCCGTACGCCTGGCGTTCCACCTCGGTCCGGCCGTCACCGCCGAACTGACTGGCCACCGGGCCGCGTTGGCGTGGCGCCGGGACGGCGAGGAGCGCTCCGCCGTGCTCGATCTGCCCGACGGGCTGTCCTGGCGGGCGCACCGCGGCGAGAGCGATCCGCCGCTCGGCTGGTACTCCCCCGGCTTCGGCCGCAAGGAGCCCGCCACGACGCTGCTCGGCACCGGCTTCACCGACGAGGCGCACGGGTTCACCACCGTGCTGACGTTCCACGACTGA
- a CDS encoding Wzz/FepE/Etk N-terminal domain-containing protein — protein MTVDRAAEPSGAAPLLDLQSLVAAVRRRRRLWGSLALLGLLLGAAVAVLLPPAPAAMTTVLVAHAEDQPNDTGTLIRTDVELLGTTRIAGAALRALDSPEKPEDFLRDYRGTGLTNNLLRIDVTGDSDAQAVARAKALADAFVADHVRRMRQTADAEAQALLDQRDRMRGELAQVNKSIGDASENDPQASASVESLFARRAELNSRIADFDERAAEARTGTPKVVAGTQIVDDARAVRHSLPKAVVTDAAIGLVLGLVLGLAVAAVGAVVADRPVLRREIAAHLDASVLAELRHTPRRPGGRWQRHRTRAARTRLTTTLTRTVRGTRAPVSLLELGCARTTGVLALDLATALETEGPVVVVDGLPGPELTGLRRKRGGPTVVTADDPAVGVDDAGRAPAAHGDARATPVTGAPWPTATVNGDHTVTPRTTPTSGGERTTAPRGNTAPARRIGVGSVRPGTTWCDLPCLGERAVLVVRVGYGSTAWLHTVARQLAERGVGVLGVVLVDADPRDRTDGTLWTGRRDGFAAGRARAERPSMPVPRVPDGGRADGGRTDSGRTDSEREVR, from the coding sequence ATGACGGTGGACCGAGCCGCGGAGCCGTCGGGCGCCGCCCCGCTCCTGGACCTGCAGTCACTGGTGGCCGCGGTGCGCAGACGGCGCCGCCTGTGGGGCTCGCTGGCGCTGCTGGGGCTGCTGCTCGGGGCGGCGGTGGCGGTCCTGCTGCCGCCGGCGCCGGCCGCGATGACGACGGTGCTGGTCGCGCACGCGGAGGACCAGCCGAACGACACGGGCACGCTGATCCGCACGGACGTCGAACTCCTGGGCACCACACGCATCGCCGGCGCGGCCCTGCGGGCGCTCGACTCCCCGGAGAAACCCGAGGACTTCCTGCGGGACTACCGGGGCACCGGCCTCACCAACAACCTGCTGCGCATCGACGTGACCGGCGACAGCGACGCGCAGGCGGTGGCCCGCGCCAAGGCCCTGGCCGACGCGTTCGTCGCCGACCATGTGCGACGGATGCGGCAGACCGCCGACGCGGAGGCGCAGGCCCTGCTCGACCAGCGCGACCGGATGCGGGGCGAACTCGCCCAGGTCAACAAGTCCATCGGCGACGCGTCGGAGAACGACCCGCAGGCGTCGGCGAGCGTGGAGTCGCTGTTCGCCCGGCGGGCCGAACTCAACTCACGCATCGCCGACTTCGACGAGCGCGCGGCGGAGGCGCGGACCGGTACGCCCAAGGTCGTGGCCGGCACGCAGATCGTGGACGACGCGCGGGCGGTGCGGCACTCCCTGCCGAAGGCCGTCGTCACCGACGCCGCGATCGGGCTCGTCCTCGGCCTCGTCCTGGGGCTCGCGGTGGCGGCGGTCGGCGCGGTGGTGGCGGACCGGCCGGTACTGCGCCGCGAGATCGCGGCGCACCTGGACGCCTCGGTCCTCGCGGAGCTGCGCCACACCCCCCGCCGCCCGGGCGGCCGGTGGCAGCGCCACCGCACCCGCGCGGCCCGCACCCGCCTCACCACGACCCTCACCCGCACGGTACGGGGCACGCGGGCCCCCGTCTCCCTGCTGGAACTGGGCTGCGCCCGCACGACGGGCGTCCTGGCCCTGGACCTCGCGACGGCACTGGAGACGGAGGGCCCGGTGGTCGTCGTGGACGGCCTGCCGGGCCCGGAGCTGACCGGACTCCGCCGCAAGCGCGGCGGCCCGACGGTGGTCACGGCCGACGACCCCGCGGTCGGCGTGGACGACGCCGGTCGTGCCCCGGCAGCACACGGGGACGCGCGCGCCACGCCCGTGACCGGCGCCCCCTGGCCGACGGCCACGGTCAACGGCGATCACACGGTGACCCCGCGCACCACGCCCACGAGCGGCGGCGAGCGGACGACGGCCCCGCGCGGGAACACGGCCCCGGCGCGCCGGATCGGCGTCGGGTCCGTCCGGCCCGGGACCACGTGGTGTGATCTGCCGTGTCTCGGCGAGCGGGCCGTGCTCGTCGTGCGGGTCGGGTACGGGAGTACCGCCTGGCTGCACACCGTGGCGCGGCAGCTCGCGGAGCGGGGGGTCGGGGTGCTCGGGGTCGTGCTGGTGGACGCCGACCCCCGGGACCGTACCGACGGCACGTTGTGGACGGGGCGGCGGGACGGGTTCGCGGCGGGCCGGGCCCGCGCGGAGCGGCCGTCGATGCCGGTGCCTCGGGTGCCGGACGGCGGACGGGCGGACGGCGGCCGGACGGACAGCGGCCGGACGGACAGCGAGCGGGAGGTGCGTTAG
- the asnB gene encoding asparagine synthase (glutamine-hydrolyzing), giving the protein MCGIAGTYRWPDGKAVTDRLTDVLAHRGPDAAGRYSHPAGDGEVQLGHRRLSIIDLSGTGAQPMVKDGLALTYNGELYNAPELRAELESAGARFRGTSDTEVLLEAWRRWGTDCLPRLRGMFAFAVFDERTGELTLVRDQLGIKPLFLLRRGDGLVFASELKALATVTGGKLEVDHGALVASLLYYWVPDSRCAFREAEKLPPGSWLRCRPDGRVERGRYWSVKDVAAEGRERTRAGELPDLAAVVEESTRRHLLSDVPVATFLSGGLDSSYLTALAARDRPGISAYTIGFRAEDARFEAMPDDLRYAREVAARFGVDLHEIEIAPDVLDLLPRMTYHLDEPIGDPAAINTYLICSAAREAGIKVMLSGMGADELFAGYRKHLANVLALRYQRVPRPLRRGLSAAVDRLPVASARRGYRSVRFAKRFLSFADLPEETAFRRSYTMYDREELLALVHPDLAGTVEDVLTEHADVYADNGLDDFVNRMCLGDARMFLPGLNLAYTDRSSMAASTEVRVPYVDVEVVRAAFAFPGDRKIVGRQGKAVLKEAATTVLPKEIVYRPKGLFSAPLRAWMSRDLAPLVREVVHDGELVRSGLLRREALQRLVAEDAAGQRDFSKHLWHVLTLEYWYRDAVSGSSQGKAA; this is encoded by the coding sequence ATGTGTGGCATCGCGGGTACCTACCGCTGGCCGGACGGCAAGGCGGTGACCGACCGGCTCACCGACGTCCTGGCCCACCGCGGCCCGGACGCGGCGGGCCGCTACAGCCACCCCGCCGGCGACGGCGAGGTGCAGCTCGGGCACCGCAGGCTGTCCATCATCGACCTCTCCGGGACCGGCGCCCAGCCGATGGTCAAGGACGGCCTCGCCCTCACCTACAACGGCGAGCTGTACAACGCGCCCGAGCTGCGCGCCGAACTGGAGTCCGCCGGGGCGCGCTTCCGCGGCACCTCCGACACCGAGGTGCTCCTCGAGGCCTGGCGGCGCTGGGGCACGGACTGCCTGCCCCGGCTGCGCGGCATGTTCGCGTTCGCCGTCTTCGACGAGCGCACCGGTGAACTGACGCTCGTCCGCGACCAGTTGGGCATCAAGCCGCTGTTCCTGCTCCGCCGCGGCGACGGCCTGGTGTTCGCCTCCGAACTCAAGGCGCTCGCCACGGTGACCGGCGGCAAGCTCGAGGTCGACCACGGGGCACTCGTCGCCTCGCTGCTCTACTACTGGGTGCCGGACTCGCGCTGCGCGTTCCGCGAGGCGGAGAAGCTGCCGCCCGGCAGCTGGCTGCGCTGCCGGCCCGACGGCCGGGTCGAGCGCGGCCGGTACTGGAGCGTGAAGGACGTCGCCGCGGAAGGCCGGGAGCGTACCCGGGCCGGCGAGCTGCCCGATCTCGCCGCCGTCGTCGAGGAGTCGACCCGGCGGCACCTCCTCTCCGACGTGCCCGTGGCGACCTTCCTCTCCGGTGGGCTGGACTCCAGTTACCTCACCGCGCTCGCCGCCCGCGACCGGCCCGGGATCTCCGCCTACACGATCGGGTTCCGCGCCGAGGACGCCCGCTTCGAGGCGATGCCGGACGACCTGCGCTACGCCCGCGAGGTCGCCGCGCGGTTCGGCGTCGACCTGCACGAGATCGAGATCGCCCCGGACGTGCTCGACCTGCTGCCCCGGATGACGTACCACCTGGACGAGCCGATCGGCGACCCCGCCGCGATCAACACGTATCTGATCTGCTCGGCCGCCCGGGAGGCCGGGATCAAGGTGATGCTGTCGGGGATGGGCGCCGACGAGCTGTTCGCCGGGTACCGCAAGCACCTGGCCAACGTGCTCGCGCTGCGCTACCAGCGCGTTCCGCGCCCCCTGCGGCGCGGGCTGTCCGCGGCCGTGGACCGGCTGCCGGTCGCCTCGGCCCGCCGGGGTTACCGGTCGGTGCGGTTCGCGAAGCGGTTCCTGTCCTTCGCCGACCTGCCGGAGGAGACCGCGTTCCGCCGCAGCTACACGATGTACGACCGCGAGGAGCTGCTCGCCCTGGTCCACCCGGACCTGGCGGGCACCGTCGAGGACGTACTGACCGAGCACGCGGACGTCTACGCGGACAACGGCCTCGACGACTTCGTCAACCGCATGTGCCTGGGCGACGCCCGCATGTTCCTGCCGGGCCTCAACCTCGCCTACACGGACCGCTCCAGCATGGCCGCGTCGACGGAGGTGCGGGTGCCGTACGTGGACGTCGAGGTGGTGCGGGCGGCGTTCGCGTTCCCCGGCGACCGCAAGATCGTCGGCCGGCAGGGCAAGGCCGTCCTGAAGGAGGCGGCCACCACCGTCCTCCCCAAGGAGATCGTGTACCGGCCCAAGGGCCTGTTCAGCGCCCCGCTGCGGGCCTGGATGAGCCGGGACCTGGCGCCGCTGGTGCGCGAGGTGGTGCACGACGGCGAACTCGTGCGCTCGGGGCTGCTGCGCCGCGAGGCGCTGCAACGGCTCGTGGCCGAGGACGCCGCCGGGCAGCGGGACTTCTCCAAGCATCTGTGGCACGTACTGACCCTCGAGTACTGGTATCGCGACGCGGTCTCCGGCTCGAGTCAGGGCAAGGCGGCTTGA
- a CDS encoding bi-domain-containing oxidoreductase, with amino-acid sequence MKQVVQNYKSGELALLDVPVPGCKPGGVLVRSAYSLISTGTELMKVSEAGMSMLGKARSRPDQVAKVMQSVATNGVPATYRKVMGKLDSYTPLGYSLCGVVEEVGAGIDDVKVGDLVACAGNEHALHAELNWVPKNLYAPVPDGLAPRHAAFGTVGSIALQGVRQGESRLGEVALVVGLGLIGQLVVQLLTASGVRVVGADPDPARCELAERLGAVACGDPGAAAVEAAVAELTDGHGVDQVYLAAGGGSNQPVELAARLSRDRGRVVDIGKCRLDLPWNAYYEKELDVRFSRSYGPGRYDPEYELQGRDYPIGYVRWTERRNLACFLDLVARGRVDVEPLVSHVADFDDAVEAYRRLKDGELKAVAVLFRYPEQSAEPEAPEVTVPAVRRGTAGPAPARAPKTPVRLAFVGAGNYATSMLLPHLAGRDGVELSTVVTTTALSAANAQRKFGFTEATTDLDAVLGDSAVDAVFVVTRHSSHAELTRKALLAGKAVFVEKPLALTEDELAGVVAAVEESGNDRLQIGFNRRFAPLLHEARKHFGPRTGPAGLRYLINAGRLDHGSWYLRQDSEGSRFTGEGGHFVDTASWLLGADPVSVYATATPGNEDLQIILGYPDGSTATLSYVTTGPSGFPKETLDLVADGRALRLDDFVRASVYGGKRWVSSRLPKARDKGQEAELAAFVRAVRTGGPMPVPLESLVATTAATLAVRTSLASGAPVTLAGAR; translated from the coding sequence GTGAAACAGGTCGTACAGAACTACAAGAGCGGCGAGCTGGCGCTCCTCGACGTGCCGGTGCCGGGGTGCAAGCCGGGCGGTGTGCTGGTGCGCAGCGCCTACTCGCTGATCTCCACCGGGACCGAGCTGATGAAGGTCTCCGAGGCGGGCATGTCGATGCTCGGCAAGGCCCGCTCCCGCCCCGACCAGGTGGCCAAGGTCATGCAGAGCGTGGCCACCAACGGCGTGCCCGCCACGTACCGCAAGGTGATGGGCAAGCTGGACTCGTACACGCCGCTGGGCTACTCGCTGTGCGGGGTCGTCGAGGAGGTCGGCGCCGGCATCGACGACGTGAAGGTCGGCGACCTGGTGGCCTGCGCCGGCAACGAGCACGCGCTGCACGCCGAGCTGAACTGGGTGCCGAAGAACCTCTACGCGCCCGTGCCGGACGGCCTCGCGCCCCGGCACGCGGCCTTCGGCACCGTCGGCTCGATCGCGCTCCAGGGCGTGCGCCAGGGCGAGTCGCGGCTCGGCGAGGTGGCGCTGGTCGTCGGGCTCGGGCTGATCGGGCAGCTGGTGGTGCAGCTGCTCACCGCCTCGGGGGTCCGGGTCGTCGGCGCCGACCCCGACCCGGCCCGCTGCGAGCTGGCCGAACGCCTGGGCGCCGTCGCCTGCGGCGACCCCGGGGCCGCGGCCGTGGAGGCCGCCGTCGCCGAACTCACCGACGGGCACGGCGTGGACCAGGTGTATCTGGCGGCCGGCGGCGGCAGCAACCAGCCCGTGGAGCTGGCCGCCCGGCTGAGCCGGGACCGGGGCCGGGTCGTCGACATCGGCAAGTGCCGCCTCGACCTGCCGTGGAACGCGTACTACGAGAAGGAACTCGACGTCCGCTTCTCGCGCTCCTACGGCCCCGGGCGCTACGACCCGGAGTACGAGCTCCAGGGCCGGGACTACCCGATCGGGTACGTCCGCTGGACGGAGCGCCGCAACCTGGCCTGCTTCCTGGACCTCGTCGCCCGGGGCCGCGTCGACGTGGAGCCGCTGGTCTCGCACGTCGCCGACTTCGACGACGCCGTCGAGGCCTACCGGCGCCTGAAGGACGGCGAACTCAAGGCGGTGGCGGTGCTGTTCCGCTATCCGGAGCAGTCCGCCGAGCCCGAGGCTCCGGAGGTGACCGTGCCCGCCGTGCGCCGCGGCACGGCCGGACCGGCCCCCGCCCGCGCCCCCAAAACCCCCGTACGCCTGGCCTTCGTCGGCGCCGGGAACTACGCCACGTCGATGCTGCTGCCGCACCTGGCGGGGCGGGACGGCGTCGAGCTGTCCACGGTGGTCACCACGACGGCGCTGTCCGCCGCCAACGCCCAGCGGAAGTTCGGCTTCACGGAGGCGACCACCGACCTCGACGCCGTGCTCGGGGACAGTGCCGTCGACGCGGTGTTCGTCGTCACCCGGCACAGCTCGCACGCCGAGCTGACCCGGAAGGCGCTGCTGGCCGGAAAGGCGGTGTTCGTGGAGAAGCCTCTTGCCCTCACGGAGGACGAACTGGCCGGTGTGGTCGCGGCGGTGGAGGAGTCCGGCAACGACCGGCTCCAGATCGGCTTCAACCGCCGCTTCGCCCCGCTGCTGCACGAGGCCAGGAAGCACTTCGGCCCCCGCACCGGCCCGGCCGGCCTGCGCTATCTGATCAACGCGGGCCGCCTGGACCACGGCAGCTGGTACCTCCGGCAGGACAGCGAGGGCTCGCGGTTCACCGGTGAGGGCGGGCACTTCGTCGACACCGCGAGCTGGCTGCTGGGGGCCGACCCGGTCTCGGTGTACGCGACGGCCACCCCGGGCAACGAGGACCTCCAGATCATCCTCGGCTACCCGGACGGCTCCACCGCCACCCTCAGCTATGTCACCACCGGTCCGTCCGGCTTCCCCAAGGAGACGCTGGACCTCGTCGCGGACGGCAGGGCGCTGCGGCTCGACGACTTCGTCCGGGCCTCGGTGTACGGCGGGAAGCGGTGGGTCAGTTCGCGGCTGCCGAAGGCCCGGGACAAGGGCCAGGAGGCCGAACTCGCCGCGTTCGTGCGCGCGGTGCGGACCGGCGGCCCGATGCCGGTGCCGCTGGAGTCGCTGGTCGCCACCACGGCGGCCACGCTCGCCGTGCGGACGAGCCTGGCGTCCGGCGCCCCGGTGACGCTGGCGGGGGCGCGATGA
- a CDS encoding right-handed parallel beta-helix repeat-containing protein, with protein MGINWRRWALPVAPLAPVLLVSGCVTASPDAPKAEPTAAPSASVTRHVARVCEESAAGPAKAPKGAVTVDPSVVGDLAAKTKSSPPHTTFWLRPGRHRLDHDRFSQVVPKKGDRYLGAPGAVLDGRKTNQYAFGGSAPDVTIRHLTVQGFVAPPDEGVVNHDSADGWVIEHATIQRNSGAGLMAGARQEVRDSCLRDNGQYGMNAYKGNGPLRDLVVEGNEITGNNTDDWEKRKPGCGCTGGVKFWAVDGADISGNWVHDNRGAGLWADTNNNDFRIEDNVLEANDGAALIYETSYNAVVRNNTIRRNNWVEGRKYADRGDNFPFATVYLSESGGEPRVPARTDEIEIYRNVLENNWSGITLWENADRFCNSPANTSSGDCTLLVKRKKRCAQPAIAGAPLYADCRWKTQRVDIHANRFVLDKSVVDCTVKCDRMAVLANYGTYPDWSPYKGERVAEAITGKQHNRWHDNVYVGPWKFVAHDPSRVLDFEEWRATPYRQDTGSTLDARAGG; from the coding sequence GTGGGAATCAACTGGCGGCGCTGGGCACTGCCGGTCGCACCGCTGGCGCCGGTGCTGCTGGTGTCCGGCTGTGTCACCGCCTCGCCGGACGCCCCGAAGGCGGAGCCGACCGCCGCGCCCTCCGCGTCCGTGACCCGGCACGTGGCCCGGGTGTGCGAGGAGTCGGCGGCGGGACCGGCGAAGGCACCCAAGGGCGCGGTGACGGTCGACCCCTCGGTCGTCGGCGACCTCGCCGCCAAGACGAAGAGCAGCCCGCCGCACACCACGTTCTGGCTCCGGCCGGGCAGGCACCGCCTCGACCACGACCGCTTCTCCCAGGTCGTGCCCAAGAAGGGCGACCGCTACCTCGGCGCCCCGGGCGCGGTGCTCGACGGGCGGAAGACCAACCAGTACGCGTTCGGCGGCTCCGCCCCCGACGTCACCATCCGCCATCTGACCGTGCAGGGGTTCGTCGCGCCGCCGGACGAGGGCGTGGTCAACCACGACTCGGCCGACGGCTGGGTGATCGAGCACGCGACGATCCAGCGCAACTCGGGTGCCGGGCTGATGGCCGGGGCCCGCCAGGAGGTGCGGGACAGCTGTCTGCGCGACAACGGGCAGTACGGCATGAACGCGTACAAGGGCAACGGTCCGCTCCGCGACCTGGTGGTCGAGGGCAACGAGATCACGGGCAACAACACCGACGACTGGGAGAAGCGGAAGCCGGGCTGCGGCTGCACCGGGGGCGTCAAGTTCTGGGCCGTCGACGGCGCCGACATCAGCGGCAACTGGGTGCACGACAACCGCGGGGCCGGGCTGTGGGCGGACACCAACAACAACGACTTCCGCATCGAGGACAACGTCCTGGAGGCCAACGACGGTGCCGCGCTGATCTACGAGACCAGCTACAACGCGGTCGTCCGGAACAACACGATCCGGCGCAACAACTGGGTGGAGGGCCGCAAGTACGCCGACCGCGGCGACAACTTCCCCTTCGCCACCGTCTACCTCTCCGAGTCCGGCGGCGAGCCGCGCGTCCCCGCCCGTACGGACGAGATCGAGATCTACCGGAACGTACTGGAGAACAACTGGTCCGGGATCACCCTGTGGGAGAACGCCGACCGGTTCTGCAACAGCCCGGCCAACACCTCCTCCGGCGACTGCACGCTGCTGGTGAAGCGGAAGAAGCGCTGCGCGCAGCCGGCCATCGCCGGCGCGCCGCTCTACGCGGACTGCCGCTGGAAGACCCAGCGGGTGGACATCCACGCCAACCGGTTCGTGCTGGACAAGTCCGTCGTCGACTGCACGGTGAAGTGCGACCGGATGGCGGTGCTGGCCAACTACGGCACGTATCCGGACTGGTCGCCGTACAAGGGCGAGCGGGTGGCGGAGGCGATCACCGGCAAGCAGCAC